The Flectobacillus major DSM 103 genome has a window encoding:
- the katG gene encoding catalase/peroxidase HPI produces MEQHSSSHASHNGSNGEAKCPFNHGASGTTIKQSAGGGTRNHDWWPNQLRLNILRQHSSLSNPMNEDFNYAEEFKSLDFAALKQDVLDLMTTSQDWWPADYGHYGPFFIRMAWHSAGTYRIADGRGGAGAGTQRFAPLNSWPDNGNLDKARLLLWPIKQKYGRKISWADLMILAGNCALESMGFKTFGFGAGREDVWEPEEDIYWGVEGKWLDDKRYSGDRELENPLAAVQMGLIYVNPEGPNGNPDPIAAARDIRETFARMAMNDEETVALIAGGHTFGKAHGAADPSVYVGPEPAGASIEEQGLGWKNTYGTGNAGYTITSGLEGAWSTTPTKWSNNYFWNLFGYEWELTKSPAGAHQWIPKHGMGANTVPDAHDPSKRHAPIMFTTDIALRMDPIYEPISRRFFENPDQFADAFARAWFKLTHRDMGPKVRYIGPEVPAEELIWQDPVPAVAHPLIDEQDAAALKANVLASGLSIAELVSTAWASASTFRGSDKRGGANGARVRLAPQKDWAVNNPAQLAKVLQTLESIQEEFNSSASGGKQVSIADLIILAGNAGIEQAAKNAGFDITVPFTAGRTDATQEQTDVESFAVLEPNADGFRNYVKTKYTVSEEEMLVDKAQLLTLNVPEMAVLVGGLRVLDTNFDHSKHGVFTKRAGSLTNDFFVNLLDITTTWRASSDAQDVFEGRNRFTGELQWTGTRTDLIFGSNSELRAIAEVYGSADSQEKFVKDFVAAWAKVTNLDRFDLV; encoded by the coding sequence ATGGAACAACATTCATCTTCTCACGCATCACACAATGGCTCTAATGGTGAAGCCAAATGCCCATTTAATCATGGAGCGAGTGGTACAACAATTAAACAAAGTGCTGGCGGTGGTACAAGAAACCATGACTGGTGGCCAAATCAGTTAAGATTAAATATTCTTCGTCAGCACTCTTCATTATCGAATCCGATGAATGAGGACTTCAATTATGCAGAAGAGTTTAAATCGCTTGACTTTGCAGCCTTGAAACAAGATGTTTTAGACTTGATGACTACATCGCAAGACTGGTGGCCAGCCGATTATGGCCATTATGGCCCATTCTTTATCCGTATGGCATGGCACAGTGCAGGTACATACCGTATTGCCGACGGTCGTGGTGGAGCTGGTGCGGGTACACAACGCTTTGCCCCATTGAATAGCTGGCCAGATAATGGTAACCTCGACAAAGCTCGTTTGTTGCTTTGGCCTATTAAACAAAAATATGGTAGAAAAATCTCTTGGGCCGACCTCATGATTTTGGCAGGTAACTGTGCTTTAGAATCAATGGGTTTCAAAACTTTTGGTTTTGGTGCTGGCCGTGAAGACGTTTGGGAGCCAGAAGAAGATATTTATTGGGGTGTAGAAGGAAAATGGTTGGATGACAAACGTTATTCAGGCGACCGTGAGTTAGAAAACCCGCTTGCAGCAGTACAAATGGGGCTTATTTATGTAAACCCAGAAGGCCCTAACGGAAACCCTGACCCAATTGCAGCAGCTCGTGATATTCGTGAAACATTTGCCCGTATGGCCATGAACGACGAAGAAACCGTAGCGTTGATTGCAGGAGGACATACTTTTGGAAAAGCACACGGTGCTGCCGACCCAAGTGTATATGTTGGTCCAGAACCAGCAGGAGCTAGTATTGAAGAACAAGGATTAGGCTGGAAAAATACCTACGGCACTGGTAACGCAGGCTATACTATTACAAGTGGCTTGGAAGGTGCTTGGAGTACCACCCCAACCAAATGGAGTAACAATTATTTTTGGAATTTATTTGGTTATGAATGGGAATTGACCAAAAGCCCTGCTGGAGCTCATCAATGGATTCCTAAACATGGCATGGGTGCCAACACCGTGCCCGATGCTCATGACCCTTCAAAACGTCATGCTCCAATCATGTTTACGACCGACATCGCCTTGAGAATGGACCCTATCTACGAACCAATATCAAGACGTTTCTTTGAGAATCCTGACCAGTTTGCTGATGCTTTCGCTCGTGCGTGGTTCAAATTAACTCACCGCGACATGGGGCCTAAAGTACGCTATATTGGGCCTGAAGTACCTGCTGAAGAGCTTATTTGGCAAGACCCTGTACCTGCGGTTGCTCATCCGTTGATTGACGAACAAGACGCAGCAGCCCTAAAAGCCAACGTATTGGCTTCTGGACTATCTATTGCTGAGTTGGTTTCTACGGCTTGGGCTTCGGCATCTACTTTCCGTGGTTCTGACAAGCGTGGTGGAGCAAACGGTGCTCGTGTTCGCTTGGCTCCTCAAAAAGATTGGGCGGTTAATAACCCTGCTCAATTGGCCAAAGTATTACAAACTCTTGAAAGTATTCAAGAAGAATTTAATAGCTCGGCTTCGGGTGGCAAACAGGTATCTATTGCCGATTTGATTATTTTGGCTGGAAATGCAGGTATTGAGCAAGCTGCCAAAAATGCTGGCTTCGATATTACTGTTCCATTTACGGCTGGTCGTACCGATGCCACACAAGAACAAACAGACGTAGAATCATTTGCGGTTCTTGAGCCAAACGCTGACGGTTTCCGTAACTACGTAAAAACAAAATATACTGTGTCGGAAGAAGAAATGCTTGTTGACAAAGCACAATTATTGACCTTGAATGTTCCAGAAATGGCAGTATTGGTAGGTGGATTGCGTGTACTTGATACTAACTTTGACCACTCAAAACATGGTGTATTTACCAAACGTGCTGGTTCTCTTACCAATGATTTCTTTGTAAACTTACTCGACATCACTACTACTTGGAGAGCTTCTTCCGACGCTCAAGATGTATTTGAAGGCCGTAACCGCTTTACAGGCGAACTCCAATGGACAGGTACTCGTACCGACCTTATCTTTGGCTCAAACTCTGAACTTAGAGCTATTGCTGAAGTTTATGGTTCTGCAGATTCGCAAGAGAAATTCGTTAAAGATTTTGTTGCTGCTTGGGCAAAAGTAACAAATCTTGATCGTTTTGACTTAGTATAG
- a CDS encoding GAF domain-containing protein — protein MKNTILKISENRLMQAMPQMNLSFGPFIKYLEKFTTEESSYKASQYYSLLTYIRQHDIPSHDITIHEAQQYETLLEYLYSLLSPPLVPEKLLVWGISPPMSPSIFYGTDLIYDLFEKDWDNLSYSPIGGAEVKEQDEILHVTYALILQRLYDFQVPVKTAKCYAHTNSQTGLQHFYAVDLNVDFIEVTCQTELPKLDFGKLYNHLNSEDFFEILKKELPLDLFVLRGITVINVVDVTTQVAVAQIKEITQKPTDTLENESYDEVIQVLKMLLQNNTIEFDLLPFCRVNNQLVKSHTQTGSGILLQVWDSQLVHDSPLIDAYATTPTFLFSPDIWDNNEKTVDTFEPFRKANVGSIALLPLFYDTQPVGVICMHTWKGHTFDEKKLSALESVLMPIAQLFKSRIDKFNLALDTIIKERFTYIHPTVQWKFNEIAWHYLYHKKNHTTENISPIRFSEVFPLYGAIDIRNSTVERNLAEQADLQYQLERLYEVLTTVQSYTHSDTSRTMQELLFTCKKWIKLLAEEKLDNSEKGNLEFFLNTDSTDYLHHIAQQEPLIREDIVEYLQALQDKQGLFYQNRQQLEYSMQQINISLNEYLEAETKTIQKHYPFYFEKFRTDGIEYDIYIGQSIAQGKTFTRFHLKDIRLWQLSSMIAMAKITQQLVEKLPKPLYTTQLIFIHNHPVDICFREDEKRFDVEGAYNIRYQMAKKRIDKVHIDGTGERLTQPNTIALIYSHKKDLVDYLPFIKYLQETKQLEASLEDLALEEMQGLSGLRAIRVRVVY, from the coding sequence ATGAAAAATACAATATTAAAAATATCAGAGAATCGATTGATGCAAGCCATGCCTCAAATGAATCTTTCTTTTGGGCCATTTATCAAGTACCTTGAAAAGTTTACTACCGAAGAGTCGTCTTATAAGGCATCGCAATATTATTCGCTTTTGACCTATATCCGCCAACACGATATACCCAGCCATGATATAACAATTCATGAAGCACAGCAATACGAAACCTTATTGGAATACCTCTATTCGCTTCTTTCGCCCCCATTAGTTCCTGAAAAACTTTTGGTTTGGGGAATATCGCCCCCCATGTCGCCTTCTATTTTTTATGGAACAGACCTCATCTATGATCTTTTTGAAAAAGATTGGGACAATTTGTCTTATTCACCAATAGGAGGTGCAGAAGTCAAGGAGCAAGACGAAATATTGCATGTTACGTATGCCCTTATTCTACAACGTTTATATGATTTTCAAGTACCTGTCAAAACAGCCAAATGTTATGCCCATACCAACAGCCAAACAGGGTTACAACACTTTTATGCTGTCGACCTAAACGTTGATTTTATTGAGGTTACCTGCCAAACAGAATTACCCAAGCTTGATTTTGGCAAACTCTATAATCACTTAAATTCAGAAGATTTTTTTGAAATACTCAAAAAAGAACTTCCACTCGACCTCTTCGTTTTGCGAGGTATTACCGTTATCAATGTGGTAGACGTAACAACACAAGTGGCTGTAGCACAAATCAAGGAAATTACCCAGAAACCTACCGATACCCTTGAAAATGAAAGCTACGATGAAGTGATTCAAGTACTGAAAATGTTGCTACAAAACAATACCATCGAATTTGACCTACTTCCTTTTTGTAGGGTCAATAATCAACTGGTAAAAAGTCATACCCAAACAGGTTCTGGTATTCTCCTTCAGGTGTGGGATTCGCAACTTGTACACGATAGCCCCTTGATTGATGCCTATGCAACCACGCCAACATTCTTGTTTTCGCCTGATATTTGGGATAATAACGAAAAAACCGTTGATACATTCGAGCCTTTCAGAAAGGCTAATGTTGGCTCTATAGCTCTGTTGCCTCTTTTTTACGATACTCAACCCGTGGGCGTTATTTGTATGCACACATGGAAAGGCCATACCTTCGACGAAAAAAAACTGTCGGCACTTGAATCGGTGCTTATGCCTATTGCACAGCTGTTCAAATCTCGCATAGATAAATTTAATCTCGCTTTAGATACCATTATCAAAGAACGCTTTACTTACATACACCCAACTGTACAATGGAAATTTAACGAAATAGCATGGCATTATTTATATCATAAAAAAAATCATACTACCGAAAACATAAGCCCCATTCGCTTCAGTGAGGTATTTCCTTTGTATGGTGCTATCGATATCAGAAACTCTACAGTAGAAAGAAACCTCGCCGAACAAGCAGATTTACAGTATCAGCTAGAACGCCTCTATGAGGTACTAACTACCGTGCAGTCTTATACGCATTCAGATACTTCCAGAACAATGCAAGAGTTACTCTTTACTTGTAAAAAATGGATAAAATTGCTTGCTGAAGAAAAGCTAGACAATAGCGAAAAAGGTAATTTAGAGTTTTTCTTGAATACCGATAGTACCGATTACCTCCATCATATTGCTCAACAAGAACCCCTCATTCGGGAAGATATTGTCGAATACCTACAGGCTCTACAAGATAAGCAAGGGCTATTTTACCAAAATCGACAACAACTAGAATATTCTATGCAACAAATCAATATAAGCCTTAATGAATATCTAGAAGCTGAAACAAAAACCATCCAAAAGCATTATCCTTTTTACTTTGAAAAGTTTCGTACCGATGGCATAGAATACGACATATATATTGGGCAGTCAATTGCTCAAGGAAAAACTTTTACACGCTTTCATTTGAAGGATATTCGCCTCTGGCAGCTTTCGTCGATGATAGCTATGGCCAAAATCACCCAGCAATTGGTCGAAAAATTACCTAAACCTCTTTATACTACCCAACTAATATTTATTCATAATCATCCAGTAGATATTTGTTTTAGAGAAGATGAAAAAAGATTTGATGTAGAAGGTGCTTATAATATACGATACCAAATGGCCAAAAAAAGAATCGATAAGGTACACATAGACGGCACAGGCGAGCGGCTCACTCAGCCCAATACAATAGCCCTTATCTATTCTCACAAAAAAGATTTGGTCGACTATTTACCTTTTATTAAGTATTTGCAAGAAACCAAGCAGCTCGAAGCGTCGCTCGAAGACCTTGCCCTCGAAGAAATGCAGGGGCTTAGTGGGCTTCGTGCCATTAGGGTAAGGGTTGTATATTAA
- a CDS encoding TetR/AcrR family transcriptional regulator — protein MKPKQIHIIETAITLFGQQGIRAVTMDDITAECGISKKTLYQYFTNKSTLIEYVVKHFVGSIEQHIRIWPNISPNAISEIRYYFQYTEAHLSLITPRFMSDIQQYYNTAYRILLQYTNEKLLPFLARNIARGQHENLYRMDIDAHFIAKLYGWFIQKISSDISLQIAKEHHKFITCVNELFLCSILNGNGRKMALNKESSSPIIK, from the coding sequence ATGAAACCTAAACAAATCCATATTATCGAAACAGCAATAACCCTATTTGGCCAACAAGGCATTAGGGCTGTTACTATGGATGATATTACAGCCGAATGTGGGATTTCTAAAAAAACATTGTATCAATATTTTACCAATAAGAGTACACTCATCGAGTACGTAGTCAAGCATTTCGTAGGTAGCATTGAGCAACATATTAGGATTTGGCCCAATATTTCGCCTAATGCTATTTCCGAAATACGCTACTATTTCCAGTATACCGAAGCTCATTTATCGCTCATTACACCTAGGTTTATGAGCGATATACAACAATATTATAACACAGCATACCGTATTCTATTACAATATACCAACGAAAAATTACTTCCTTTTTTGGCAAGAAATATCGCTAGAGGGCAACACGAAAACCTGTATCGGATGGATATAGATGCCCATTTTATCGCAAAGCTGTATGGGTGGTTTATTCAAAAAATTTCTAGCGATATTTCGTTACAAATAGCAAAGGAACATCATAAATTTATTACTTGTGTCAATGAACTGTTTTTGTGTTCTATTCTTAATGGAAATGGGCGGAAAATGGCATTAAATAAAGAAAGCTCATCGCCCATTATTAAATAG
- a CDS encoding TolC family protein, with protein sequence MNLIKYCKALAIVVIAGWALPCDAQTTTFSLQNCREMALTQNKKVKAAQSQISAARMASEATQLNDHPSFDASILGLHVGSPLSKLLPVASLNGSVSATQPIYAGGKIKLGKDASSKAVEISEGQKVMTEVDVLLAVESAYWQIVQVKEKVILANKYKEMLLQLRTELKNAVDAGLTYKNDLLRVEVNLNEAELNIAKANDGLVLAKFNLAQIIGQPNNTNFNIDDSVAGSFNEIAAQPLDGIAENRPEINVLKKAIAIEQIQTQLIQADMKPQVGLYLSAMSAVGKNANFTDGGSTLLSYFGLFNISIPIFDWGKNAKKVKEQELKIQAKQWELEESKELINLQVQSAWLQLNQSVKKIDLSAYSIKQAEENLRLANDRYKAGTITGKDVLEAQVIWQQAYSNNIDAKVEYKINIANYKKAIGELR encoded by the coding sequence ATGAATCTTATCAAGTATTGTAAAGCATTAGCCATAGTGGTAATAGCAGGATGGGCTTTACCCTGTGATGCCCAAACCACTACATTTTCTCTTCAAAATTGCCGAGAAATGGCCCTCACTCAGAACAAGAAAGTGAAGGCAGCACAATCGCAAATATCGGCAGCTAGAATGGCTAGCGAAGCCACCCAACTCAACGACCACCCATCGTTTGATGCCTCTATTTTGGGGCTTCACGTTGGCAGTCCACTTAGTAAATTACTACCAGTGGCCTCTCTCAATGGCTCTGTGTCGGCTACTCAGCCTATCTATGCAGGGGGCAAAATAAAACTCGGTAAAGATGCCTCTTCCAAAGCTGTAGAAATATCGGAAGGCCAAAAGGTAATGACCGAAGTAGACGTACTATTGGCAGTAGAAAGTGCCTACTGGCAAATTGTACAAGTAAAAGAAAAGGTTATTCTGGCCAACAAATACAAAGAAATGCTTCTGCAGCTTCGTACCGAACTAAAGAATGCTGTCGACGCAGGCCTTACCTATAAAAACGACTTGCTGAGGGTTGAAGTAAACCTCAACGAAGCCGAGCTAAATATTGCCAAAGCCAACGACGGTTTGGTATTGGCTAAATTTAACCTTGCTCAAATTATTGGCCAGCCCAACAATACCAACTTTAATATCGACGATTCGGTGGCAGGAAGTTTTAATGAAATAGCCGCTCAGCCACTCGACGGAATTGCCGAAAATCGCCCTGAAATTAATGTACTCAAAAAAGCAATCGCTATCGAGCAAATCCAAACACAATTAATACAAGCCGATATGAAACCTCAAGTTGGGTTATATCTGTCAGCCATGAGTGCTGTAGGAAAAAACGCCAATTTTACTGATGGAGGTAGCACATTACTTTCGTATTTTGGTTTATTCAATATTTCGATTCCTATTTTTGACTGGGGCAAAAATGCCAAAAAAGTAAAAGAACAAGAATTAAAAATACAAGCCAAACAATGGGAACTAGAAGAATCAAAAGAGTTAATCAATCTTCAGGTACAAAGTGCATGGCTACAGCTTAATCAATCTGTCAAAAAAATTGATTTGTCGGCCTATTCTATTAAACAAGCCGAAGAAAACCTTCGATTGGCCAACGACCGCTACAAAGCAGGAACTATTACAGGCAAAGACGTACTAGAGGCTCAGGTAATTTGGCAACAAGCCTATTCCAACAATATCGACGCAAAAGTAGAATACAAAATAAATATAGCAAACTATAAGAAAGCTATCGGCGAATTAAGATAA
- a CDS encoding efflux RND transporter permease subunit: MEKRKINFIEAAMRYKEVTIVITCLLLIFGYYSLRNMPRAEDPKIDTPVAMVYAFYPGANEVQMEKQVTNKIEQYLFSFEEVNKQKTKSQTRDGQVFITIELHTRIKDRKKFWATLQHGLNTTLRSNIPSGVIGPVVNSNFGDVTAQIIAVSSATRSYAELEQYLDKMEDALKTIPEVSKINRSGGQKQQIYVTVDDQKMQQYGFDLGTIVKTLQAQNITGYSGELTISKNTIPVFTNSQFKTQADIANQVIYTTPDGVVVRLKDVANIERRYEEESSYIRIGNDKVMLISTEMQPGNNIVAFGDKVDEKLQELQKTFPEDIKIETIVNQPQVVEESISHFMVEFGMAIASVIIVVMLLLPFRMAAVSSIAAPIAILITFGLMNIIGVELHQVSLAALIIVLGMVVDNAIVVVDNYIEKLDEGISPWTGAWQAATQLTLPIFTATLAIIFAFAPLAFFMNGIAKDFMASLPITVAVALITSMLVALFLTPYTCYVFIKKGLKHKVSDRPPKKSLLDRLQNVFNITVELCFRWPKTTMLGAALAVLLAFFIGGKVDQEFFPTSERNQFNIEVWMPDGSSLSETDNAVRRVEEILKKDKRVVSVASFIGTSSPRFQTSYAPEIPRKNFAQLFITTTSNQATDDIVHQYRPKFEGFVKDGYVRFRQLSFQEGSPIAVKVIGNNINDQKRVAEQIEHILKEAKGTNWVRSDYENDYLGISLNIKEDVAARLGVPNQVITQTLGAGLKGYAVSQLWEGDKPVDIFLRLDANNRKDINTLGNIHLGTMYGGKVPLNEVAELTPSWHTGVIAHRNGIRTLTVLSEAQNGIRASNILKEVQPKIEKLNLPEGISIQYGGDYESNAENTPGMLTALGVSLILIFVTLLFQFKSFGKTLIILATFPLSLLGAFLGLYVTNNPIGMTAFMGVISLIGIVVRNGIILVDYADELVLEHGYTIKAAALASAKRRMRPIFLTSAAAAVGVVPMIVGKSPLWAPLGSVLAFGLIISMVLTLFVIPVLYYKFVKPEPEPQDLADATVEIQYKPEHH, translated from the coding sequence TTGAAGAAGTTAATAAACAAAAAACCAAATCACAAACCCGAGATGGACAGGTTTTTATTACCATCGAACTCCATACTCGTATAAAAGATAGAAAGAAGTTTTGGGCAACATTACAACACGGCCTCAACACTACCCTAAGGTCAAATATTCCATCGGGAGTAATTGGGCCAGTAGTTAATAGCAACTTTGGTGATGTAACCGCTCAAATCATTGCCGTATCTTCTGCTACAAGAAGTTATGCCGAACTAGAACAGTACCTCGACAAAATGGAAGATGCCCTCAAAACCATTCCTGAGGTATCTAAAATCAATAGGTCGGGCGGACAAAAGCAACAAATTTATGTTACGGTAGACGACCAAAAAATGCAGCAATATGGCTTTGATCTAGGCACTATCGTAAAAACCTTGCAGGCACAAAACATTACAGGGTATTCGGGCGAGCTAACTATCAGCAAAAATACCATTCCTGTTTTTACCAATAGTCAGTTCAAAACACAAGCCGATATTGCTAATCAAGTGATTTATACCACGCCCGATGGCGTTGTAGTACGGCTCAAGGATGTCGCTAATATAGAAAGACGTTATGAAGAAGAGTCGTCTTATATCCGTATTGGAAACGATAAAGTAATGTTGATTTCAACAGAAATGCAGCCAGGAAACAATATTGTGGCTTTTGGAGATAAAGTAGACGAAAAACTCCAAGAACTCCAAAAAACCTTTCCTGAAGACATCAAAATCGAAACCATTGTTAATCAGCCCCAAGTAGTAGAAGAAAGTATCAGCCATTTTATGGTCGAGTTTGGTATGGCTATAGCCTCGGTAATTATTGTTGTAATGTTGCTATTACCATTTAGAATGGCCGCCGTATCGTCGATTGCAGCACCTATTGCTATTCTGATTACTTTTGGTTTGATGAATATCATTGGGGTCGAATTACATCAGGTTTCGCTTGCTGCCCTTATTATTGTGCTTGGGATGGTCGTCGACAATGCCATTGTTGTGGTAGATAATTATATCGAAAAACTCGATGAAGGCATTAGCCCTTGGACAGGTGCTTGGCAGGCTGCCACACAGCTTACGTTGCCTATATTTACGGCTACCCTAGCCATTATATTTGCTTTTGCACCACTGGCATTTTTTATGAATGGTATTGCCAAAGACTTTATGGCTTCGCTACCAATTACTGTAGCAGTAGCACTGATCACATCCATGCTAGTAGCCTTATTTTTAACACCTTACACGTGTTATGTATTTATCAAAAAAGGCTTGAAGCACAAGGTTTCTGACCGACCGCCCAAAAAATCACTGCTCGATAGGCTACAAAATGTATTCAATATAACCGTTGAGCTTTGTTTTCGCTGGCCCAAAACTACCATGCTAGGGGCTGCGTTAGCGGTTTTATTGGCCTTTTTTATTGGTGGAAAAGTAGACCAAGAGTTTTTTCCAACCAGCGAACGAAACCAATTTAATATTGAAGTTTGGATGCCCGATGGGTCGTCTCTTTCCGAAACCGACAATGCCGTTAGGCGTGTAGAAGAAATCCTAAAAAAAGACAAACGTGTCGTAAGTGTCGCAAGTTTTATCGGAACAAGCTCACCTCGTTTCCAAACTTCGTATGCTCCCGAAATACCACGTAAAAATTTCGCCCAGCTTTTTATTACCACTACCAGTAATCAGGCTACCGACGATATTGTTCATCAATACCGTCCTAAGTTTGAAGGGTTTGTCAAAGATGGCTATGTAAGGTTTCGGCAATTAAGCTTTCAGGAAGGCTCTCCTATTGCTGTAAAAGTAATTGGTAATAATATCAACGACCAAAAACGTGTAGCCGAACAAATAGAACACATTTTGAAAGAAGCCAAAGGCACAAACTGGGTGCGTTCTGATTATGAAAATGATTATTTGGGTATTAGTCTCAATATAAAAGAAGACGTTGCGGCTCGTTTGGGTGTTCCTAATCAAGTAATTACCCAAACCCTAGGAGCTGGGCTAAAAGGTTATGCCGTATCTCAGCTATGGGAAGGCGACAAGCCTGTAGATATATTCCTCCGACTCGATGCCAACAACCGCAAAGATATAAATACCCTTGGCAATATCCATTTGGGTACTATGTATGGTGGAAAAGTACCCTTAAACGAAGTAGCCGAACTTACTCCTTCGTGGCACACAGGTGTAATTGCTCACCGCAATGGTATCCGAACGCTTACGGTTTTATCAGAAGCCCAAAACGGTATTCGAGCATCCAATATTTTAAAAGAGGTTCAGCCCAAAATTGAAAAGCTTAATTTGCCCGAAGGCATTAGTATTCAGTACGGTGGCGACTATGAATCAAATGCCGAAAATACCCCTGGTATGCTCACAGCCTTGGGTGTAAGTTTAATTTTGATTTTTGTTACACTATTATTTCAGTTCAAAAGCTTCGGAAAAACCCTTATTATTTTGGCCACTTTTCCACTAAGCTTACTGGGGGCTTTCTTGGGGCTGTATGTTACCAACAACCCTATCGGTATGACAGCCTTTATGGGAGTAATTAGTCTTATTGGTATTGTAGTACGAAACGGCATTATCCTTGTCGACTACGCCGACGAGCTTGTCCTCGAACACGGCTATACCATCAAAGCGGCTGCCCTAGCTTCGGCCAAACGCCGAATGCGACCTATATTTCTTACATCGGCCGCCGCCGCCGTGGGGGTTGTGCCAATGATTGTAGGCAAGTCGCCACTCTGGGCTCCTCTTGGCAGTGTATTGGCGTTTGGTCTTATTATTTCTATGGTACTTACCTTATTTGTTATTCCTGTTCTGTATTACAAATTTGTAAAACCTGAGCCAGAACCCCAAGATTTGGCCGATGCTACCGTAGAAATCCAATATAAGCCAGAGCATCACTAA